Proteins encoded in a region of the Planococcus shixiaomingii genome:
- a CDS encoding tetratricopeptide repeat protein translates to MGINMQAKEIRTANQLIEAIRQLWEARSIRRLREWLKGLETEEDFYRLIQLADQADLDDYGNFFATQAYKQLGTLRSFAWHCARLSDTGKSLEAEERMRGRLQNHAANSYTGEELAAAHSLLLKVFCELNRLPEAKEQLRKIEEARGLVWPDEEGYYYIHSGEWEKAEQVLKSALEKEDAERSSYTRPLYAELLSMTGRQTDSLAVLQEGETTAPENWGYRIEQVSRLYHLGRYNEAISLMKEINEKNPFHLRRNYFVYLTAASLYKLEQWDELNDWISAHQQILKSTLYGKTDIRRDEKVKQLKLTPKVQKMNYCVPASLSLMLEAFGMEIGQDEIASHVFDVTGSKLRTTLTYMESLGLEARYFKGTVDLYKKFIDAGVPVLLSMMIENSAHVQVVIGYDDRLQGLIIQDPNDQAPFLLSYAEVKSVYKLTDSLSVAFVKKEQNQLLELLDDREHRFFSELYAFLDEAEKGESEAFLEFLDSHTEERFAAVVGVATLFTDRAQALHSKWLERLQREFGKEDEEVALLAAHMHFQKRQLPEALAYLAYVDEKRSPYALFLKGAVLMDRDAHEQAIPLLKKSIELDHYQLEAYSHLARCYLETGKSYQAYKWSSIALEQLPSDVFAQVTHSLIQYESGAYEKALERFRKLSKEHPDDGYFIYEIGRCLQQLGDEEQAIAAFSRAIEIDPALPYSYLRIAEIHMEAEAWQKAENIINKGLGKAETADVLHIYRGHIAMERKRFKEAETEYRKALELDPKDLFAVTHIAHMLIKQERFDEAGEWIGQYTEKGDAGYFIRTASMLWEEWPEYAGKEQAVLLLEQGLENAEREGFHDIAGQYAEFGEDPFFRHRVLKKFKDLRETGPDEVLLCMEGSLHEETENNRFARKLYLQAAEKADYPLAHYRLGLLEEKRGRYEEAINHHLRCAELDPGFTAAYGGLMHDYTALENKERALAAAMIVLENDPLELDLGELFRLADTEEAVSAISKRVEEISEKVPEEWLLVVKAHCAEKEGRLKEAENLFVQAKAVNGAYRSRFEHVEFCERRGDFKRAAVLLEEMIADYPDLVGLYEKYIGILGEVGKTNEISKRLKQKLSGENLAIAKTYCADFLALWFEQFEQEEPKGLIAKLRHNARSLKIISNIITLYEDAIKQLPENELPVTRLAGLYMSREMAKEAVDELKPFVERTGNFEAALLQVQATLQLADQEESYKIARSAAVQARKLHEQRPFDTRLLLARGEALYAIGEFEKTVAQYEQLIHLEPYNTEGYARLMHLLAEQRPQEVKGFEARLPEELKDHEWIRLNLGMVYVEVKEGLIAREILVSLIQDEPDYLPTYYELARAEMLLGNKGAAINHLRYLADKEEGRHYIVSADEDPLFESIMEEIHDLIGEFV, encoded by the coding sequence ATGGGGATCAACATGCAAGCAAAAGAAATTAGGACAGCCAATCAGTTAATCGAAGCGATTCGCCAGTTATGGGAGGCGCGCTCGATTCGCCGGCTGCGCGAATGGTTGAAGGGATTGGAGACAGAAGAGGATTTTTACCGGCTGATTCAGTTGGCGGACCAGGCGGACCTCGACGACTATGGCAATTTTTTCGCGACGCAGGCCTATAAGCAATTGGGAACGCTTCGTTCGTTTGCCTGGCATTGTGCACGGCTGAGTGATACAGGGAAGAGCCTGGAAGCAGAAGAGCGGATGCGCGGTCGCTTGCAGAACCATGCGGCAAACAGTTATACAGGGGAAGAGCTGGCAGCAGCGCATAGTTTGTTGCTGAAGGTATTCTGTGAGCTTAATCGCCTGCCGGAAGCGAAAGAGCAACTGCGAAAGATTGAAGAAGCAAGAGGATTGGTTTGGCCTGATGAGGAAGGCTACTACTATATACACAGCGGAGAATGGGAAAAGGCGGAGCAGGTTCTAAAAAGCGCTCTCGAAAAAGAAGATGCAGAACGGAGCAGCTACACAAGGCCGCTTTACGCAGAGCTTTTATCGATGACAGGGCGGCAAACGGATTCCTTGGCTGTGCTGCAAGAAGGAGAAACGACGGCTCCGGAAAATTGGGGATATCGCATAGAGCAAGTGAGCAGGCTTTATCATCTCGGCCGTTATAACGAAGCCATTAGTTTGATGAAGGAAATCAATGAGAAAAACCCGTTCCATTTGCGCCGCAACTATTTTGTTTATTTGACAGCGGCAAGTTTGTATAAGCTTGAACAGTGGGATGAACTGAACGATTGGATCAGCGCGCATCAACAAATTCTAAAAAGCACCCTGTACGGCAAAACCGACATCCGGCGCGATGAAAAAGTGAAGCAGCTGAAGCTGACGCCGAAGGTTCAAAAGATGAATTATTGTGTGCCGGCTTCTCTGTCGCTCATGCTGGAAGCATTCGGAATGGAAATTGGCCAAGACGAAATCGCTTCACATGTTTTTGACGTGACCGGTTCGAAACTTCGGACCACCTTGACCTACATGGAGTCGCTCGGTCTTGAGGCGAGGTACTTTAAAGGAACCGTGGACTTGTATAAGAAGTTCATAGATGCCGGAGTTCCGGTGCTCCTTAGCATGATGATTGAAAACAGCGCCCACGTCCAAGTGGTTATCGGTTATGACGACCGGCTTCAGGGGCTGATCATCCAGGACCCGAATGACCAGGCGCCGTTTCTGCTTTCATACGCAGAGGTGAAATCAGTTTACAAACTGACGGATTCGCTGAGCGTAGCCTTTGTGAAGAAAGAACAAAATCAGCTTTTGGAACTCCTTGATGACCGTGAACACCGTTTCTTCTCTGAGTTATACGCATTTTTAGATGAAGCTGAAAAAGGGGAAAGCGAAGCTTTTCTCGAATTTTTGGACAGCCATACGGAAGAACGTTTCGCGGCAGTGGTTGGCGTCGCCACTTTATTTACCGACCGTGCCCAGGCTCTCCATAGCAAATGGCTTGAGCGCCTTCAGCGGGAATTCGGCAAAGAAGATGAAGAAGTGGCGCTGCTGGCTGCTCATATGCACTTTCAGAAAAGACAATTGCCGGAAGCACTTGCCTATCTCGCTTATGTAGATGAAAAGCGCAGCCCGTATGCCTTGTTTTTAAAAGGAGCCGTCCTGATGGACAGGGATGCACATGAGCAGGCGATTCCACTGCTGAAAAAATCCATCGAATTGGACCACTATCAGCTGGAGGCCTATAGCCATCTTGCCCGCTGCTATCTGGAGACAGGGAAAAGCTATCAAGCGTATAAATGGTCATCCATTGCGCTCGAGCAGTTGCCGTCCGATGTATTCGCCCAGGTTACCCATAGCTTGATCCAGTATGAATCCGGAGCGTACGAAAAAGCGCTGGAGCGTTTCCGAAAACTCAGTAAAGAACACCCTGACGATGGGTATTTCATTTATGAAATCGGGCGTTGCCTGCAGCAGCTCGGGGATGAGGAACAAGCGATTGCCGCTTTCAGCCGGGCAATCGAGATAGATCCGGCGCTGCCCTATTCTTATTTGAGAATCGCTGAAATTCATATGGAAGCGGAAGCGTGGCAGAAGGCGGAGAACATTATCAATAAAGGACTCGGGAAAGCTGAAACGGCCGATGTGCTGCACATTTACCGGGGGCATATCGCCATGGAGCGGAAGCGGTTTAAAGAAGCGGAAACCGAATACCGGAAGGCGCTGGAGCTGGATCCGAAAGATTTGTTTGCAGTTACCCACATTGCCCACATGCTCATTAAACAAGAACGTTTTGATGAGGCTGGCGAATGGATCGGCCAATATACCGAAAAAGGGGATGCCGGCTATTTTATCCGCACCGCCTCCATGTTATGGGAAGAGTGGCCGGAATATGCTGGAAAAGAGCAGGCGGTTCTGCTGCTGGAGCAAGGCCTTGAAAACGCGGAGCGGGAAGGGTTTCATGATATTGCAGGCCAGTATGCTGAATTTGGGGAAGATCCGTTCTTCCGGCACCGTGTGCTGAAAAAATTCAAGGATCTGAGAGAAACAGGTCCGGACGAAGTATTGCTTTGTATGGAAGGCTCGCTGCATGAGGAAACCGAGAACAACCGATTTGCCCGGAAATTGTACCTCCAGGCTGCGGAAAAAGCGGACTACCCTTTAGCGCATTACCGGCTTGGGCTGCTAGAAGAAAAAAGAGGCCGCTACGAAGAAGCCATCAATCATCACCTGCGCTGTGCCGAGCTGGACCCAGGCTTCACCGCTGCTTATGGAGGCTTAATGCACGATTATACCGCTCTTGAGAATAAGGAGCGTGCACTCGCTGCAGCCATGATTGTGCTTGAAAATGATCCATTGGAACTCGATTTGGGAGAACTGTTCCGTTTAGCGGATACTGAAGAAGCTGTCTCCGCCATCTCGAAAAGAGTCGAAGAAATTTCTGAAAAAGTGCCAGAAGAGTGGCTGCTTGTAGTCAAGGCACACTGTGCAGAAAAAGAGGGAAGATTAAAGGAAGCGGAAAATCTTTTTGTACAAGCCAAAGCGGTAAACGGAGCATACAGGTCTCGTTTTGAGCATGTAGAGTTTTGTGAACGCCGAGGGGATTTCAAACGGGCAGCAGTCTTGTTGGAAGAGATGATTGCGGACTATCCGGACCTGGTTGGACTCTATGAAAAATATATCGGCATACTGGGCGAAGTCGGCAAGACGAATGAAATCAGCAAACGGCTGAAGCAAAAGCTTTCCGGTGAAAATTTGGCTATTGCTAAAACGTATTGCGCGGATTTCCTGGCACTCTGGTTTGAACAATTCGAGCAGGAAGAGCCGAAAGGGTTGATTGCCAAACTGCGCCACAACGCGCGGTCGTTGAAGATCATAAGCAACATTATTACCTTGTACGAAGATGCCATTAAACAGCTGCCCGAGAACGAGCTGCCGGTCACGCGTCTGGCAGGACTCTATATGTCCCGTGAAATGGCAAAAGAAGCTGTGGATGAACTGAAGCCTTTTGTTGAACGGACGGGCAATTTTGAAGCGGCCCTTTTGCAGGTCCAAGCGACGCTTCAACTGGCTGACCAAGAAGAGTCCTATAAGATTGCAAGGTCCGCTGCTGTCCAGGCGCGGAAGCTTCATGAACAGCGGCCGTTCGATACGCGGCTGCTGCTGGCGAGAGGGGAAGCCCTCTACGCAATTGGCGAGTTCGAAAAAACAGTGGCGCAATATGAACAGCTCATTCACCTTGAACCTTACAATACGGAAGGCTATGCGCGCCTGATGCATCTTTTGGCTGAACAGCGTCCGCAGGAGGTCAAAGGATTTGAAGCACGCCTGCCGGAAGAACTGAAAGACCATGAATGGATCCGCCTCAATCTCGGAATGGTGTATGTGGAAGTGAAAGAAGGATTGATAGCTCGTGAAATTCTGGTGTCTTTGATCCAAGATGAACCCGATTACTTGCCGACCTACTACGAACTGGCCCGTGCGGAAATGCTGCTTGGCAATAAAGGGGCGGCGATAAACCATCTCCGTTATCTGGCTGATAAGGAGGAAGGCAGACATTACATTGTGTCAGCCGATGAAGATCCGCTGTTTGAATCGATTATGGAAGAAATCCATGACTTAATTGGCGAGTTTGTCTGA
- a CDS encoding copper amine oxidase — MKMNKLLVALPLTLSLLVPTAALADSHGGHSEKGGHSGNESSMETGTATPAAELRIALDTVLTEHAFLAVEAMRKGVDGAEDFDQASGALLANADDLKAAVASVYGEEGAAQFDEIWKSHIGYFVDYVTATAEDDQAGKDKALADLDEYKKTQAQFFDTATEGRLPAAAVEEGLDMHVDQLVEAFDAYAAGDFETAYSLERESMHHMSMFAETLSIAITDQFADKFENTNPDTPAVDLRAQLNYTFTEHAGLAVVAMQDGADGAESFDAASAALLANADDLSAAVASVYGEEAGAQFEEVWKSHIGYFVDYVVATGEKDAEGQEKAKADLDKYIVEQAALLDAATEGRVPAAALEEGLTGHVDQLLKAFDSYVAGDYETAYGSIREAYAHMSMPAAGLSEAIVDQFPEEFSAAEMPSEMPKTGMGGTADSSSVPFMWILGGLMLAGLSTTIALRTRKQS; from the coding sequence ATGAAAATGAACAAATTATTGGTCGCATTGCCACTTACGCTTTCACTGTTGGTACCAACTGCTGCATTGGCGGATAGCCACGGAGGGCATTCAGAAAAAGGCGGGCATTCAGGAAACGAGTCTTCCATGGAAACTGGAACCGCAACACCGGCTGCTGAACTGCGGATTGCCTTGGATACTGTTTTGACAGAGCATGCATTCCTTGCGGTAGAAGCGATGAGAAAAGGCGTGGATGGCGCTGAAGATTTCGATCAGGCATCTGGAGCACTTCTTGCGAACGCTGACGATTTGAAAGCTGCGGTTGCATCTGTCTACGGAGAAGAAGGTGCCGCACAGTTTGATGAAATCTGGAAATCGCATATCGGTTATTTTGTCGACTACGTAACAGCAACCGCTGAAGACGATCAGGCAGGCAAAGACAAAGCGCTTGCTGATTTGGATGAATACAAGAAAACACAAGCCCAATTCTTTGATACAGCTACAGAAGGTCGCTTGCCGGCCGCTGCAGTTGAAGAAGGTTTGGACATGCACGTAGACCAATTGGTCGAAGCATTTGACGCCTATGCAGCGGGCGACTTTGAAACTGCTTACTCGCTGGAGCGCGAATCGATGCATCACATGAGCATGTTTGCGGAAACTCTTTCAATCGCAATTACGGACCAATTTGCTGACAAGTTCGAGAACACGAACCCGGATACGCCGGCTGTGGACCTTCGAGCACAATTGAATTACACATTCACAGAGCATGCTGGACTTGCGGTTGTGGCTATGCAAGACGGCGCTGACGGAGCAGAAAGCTTTGATGCAGCATCTGCTGCACTATTGGCAAATGCTGACGATTTATCCGCTGCAGTCGCTTCGGTATACGGCGAAGAAGCCGGTGCACAGTTTGAGGAAGTCTGGAAATCGCATATCGGATACTTTGTTGACTACGTAGTGGCAACTGGCGAGAAAGATGCTGAAGGCCAAGAAAAAGCGAAAGCCGACTTGGACAAGTACATCGTTGAACAAGCCGCTTTGCTTGATGCAGCAACAGAAGGACGCGTACCGGCTGCAGCATTGGAAGAAGGATTGACTGGCCACGTCGATCAATTGCTAAAAGCTTTTGATTCTTATGTAGCAGGGGATTACGAAACAGCTTACGGTTCAATCCGTGAAGCATACGCTCACATGTCAATGCCGGCAGCCGGCTTGTCTGAAGCGATCGTCGATCAGTTCCCTGAAGAATTCAGTGCAGCTGAAATGCCTTCTGAAATGCCGAAAACAGGAATGGGCGGAACAGCCGATTCATCTTCTGTACCATTCATGTGGATCCTTGGTGGCTTGATGCTTGCCGGATTGTCGACAACCATTGCACTTCGCACACGCAAACAATCTTAA